The Arachis ipaensis cultivar K30076 chromosome B07, Araip1.1, whole genome shotgun sequence genome includes a window with the following:
- the LOC107609250 gene encoding root phototropism protein 2, with amino-acid sequence MAASNLNRRQSLAMERTGQWIFSQEIPSDVIVEVGEASYSLHKFMLVAKSNYLRKLIIEAQESDLTKIDLSDIPGGSEIFEKAAKFCYGVNFEITVYNVAALRCAAEFLQMTDDYCDGNLAGRTEDFLTQVGLSNFSAAVAVLKSCQQLLPFADEIKLRSRCIDAVSSKACSEASFPCRSPPNWWTEELAGLDVDSFGKVIAAMKQRGAKTLTVAGALITYTERALRELVRDQTGGRSGGAGVQLSDPGDSSDSDSSSNSRTEQREILQSIVSLFPSEKAAFPINFLCCLLRCAIYLSASSSCKRELEKRISEILEHVTVDDLLVLSFTYDGERLLDLDSVRRIISGFVEKEKSESVFSAGTFREDFSAAMHRVAKTIDVYLAEIAAYGDLTISKFNGIAVLIPKNARKVDDDIYRAVDIYLKVHPNLDEIEREKVCSVMDPLKLSYEARVHASQNKRLPVQIVLHALYYDQLKIRSGAEEDRKSSPKTASVTAATTRNQQLHTDVSLVRENEELRSELMKMKMYISDMQKNGPGTTSSEPGPTKKPTFFSAMSKKLGKLNPFKQGSKDTSHIEDMSVDLSKPRRRRFSVS; translated from the exons ATGGCGGCCTCAAACCTCAATAGAAGACAATCCCTTGCCATGGAGAGAACTGGGCAATG GATATTTTCTCAAGAAATCCCCAGTGATGTTATAGTTGAAGTTGGAGAAGCCAGTTATTCTCTTCATAAG TTCATGCTGGTGGCGAAGAGCAACTACCTCAGAAAGCTGATAATTGAAGCACAGGAAAGTGACCTTACCAAAATTGATCTCTCAGATATTCCCGGAGGCTCCGAGATTTTCGAGAAGGCGGCGAAGTTCTGCTACGGCGTCAACTTTGAGATAACCGTTTATAACGTCGCCGCCCTCCGCTGCGCCGCCGAGTTTCTTCAGATGACTGATGACTACTGCGATGGCAACCTCGCCGGCAGGACAGAGGACTTCCTTACTCAAGTTGGACTATCTAATTTCTCCGCCGCCGTTGCCGTACTCAAATCGTGCCAGCAGCTCCTCCCCTTTGCTGACGAAATCAAACTCCGGAGCCGCTGCATCGACGCTGTAAGCTCCAAGGCCTGCAGCGAGGCAAGTTTTCCATGCCGATCGCCACCAAACTGGTGGACGGAGGAGCTTGCGGGACTCGACGTGGATTCATTTGGAAAAGTCATCGCCGCCATGAAGCAGCGTGGCGCCAAGACCCTCACCGTCGCCGGTGCGTTGATAACCTACACAGAACGCGCCCTCCGGGAGCTAGTCCGCGACCAGACCGGCGGACGAAGTGGCGGGGCAGGAGTCCAGTTGTCTGATCCCGGCGATTCTTCAGATTCCGATTCTAGTTCCAATTCGAGGACCGAGCAGCGCGAGATTCTCCAATCCATTGTCTCTCTCTTCCCTTCCGAGAAAGCagcttttccaatcaacttcctCTGCTGCCTCCTCCGTTGTGCAATCTACCTCTCCGCCTCAAGCTCCTGCAAGCGCGAGCTTGAGAAGCGGATCTCGGAGATCCTAGAGCACGTGACTGTCGACGACCTCCTCGTGCTCTCGTTCACCTACGATGGCGAGAGGCTTCTCGATCTGGACAGCGTTCGAAGGATAATATCTGGATTCGTGGAGAAGGAGAAGAGCGAGTCGGTGTTCAGTGCCGGTACATTCCGAGAAGACTTCTCTGCCGCGATGCACCGCGTGGCCAAAACCATCGACGTCTACCTCGCCGAAATCGCCGCGTACGGCGATCTCACCATCTCCAAGTTCAACGGCATCGCGGTTCTCATCCCCAAAAACGCGAGAAAAGTCGATGATGACATTTACCGCGCCGTGGATATCTACCTCAAG GTGCATCCGAACCTGGATGAGATTGAAAGGGAGAAAGTGTGTAGTGTGATGGATCCACTGAAGCTGTCATACGAAGCACGCGTGCACGCGTCGCAGAACAAGCGTTTGCCGGTACAGATTGTTCTCCACGCGCTCTACTACGACCAGTTGAAGATAAGAAGTGGCGCAGAGGAGGATCGGAAATCATCCCCGAAAACTGCTTCAGTAACGGCAGCGACGACGAGGAACCAGCAGCTGCATACTGACGTGTCACTTGTGAGGGAGAACGAGGAGTTGCGATCGGAgctgatgaagatgaagatgtaCATTTCAGATATGCAGAAGAATGGGCCGGGAACGACATCTTCTGAGCCTGGGCCCACGAAGAAGCCCACGTTCTTCTCAGCTATGTCGAAGAAACTGGGCAAGTTGAATCCGTTTAAGCAGGGCTCTAAGGACACGTCACACATTGAAGATATGTCTGTTGACTTATCCAAGCCCAGAAGACGAAGGTTCTCTGTTTCGTAA